The following coding sequences are from one Carassius auratus strain Wakin chromosome 47, ASM336829v1, whole genome shotgun sequence window:
- the LOC113064988 gene encoding semaphorin-4E-like, giving the protein MYSLIVLHGIFLACAYSGGSNLNSIPRKIIQYEDDHVIMFKEEGVWNYSTMLIREDLGLLVLGAREAIYALDINDISVAKSKVPWKVTEEKQKECTSKGKHPDIDCRNYVRMLHQMNDSLMYVCGTNAFSPTCDYITYSDGQLKLEGKQEDGRGKCPFDPFQRSSSVMVDQDLYSATTLNFLGSEPVILRLSPFPLRTVFKSSWLNEPNFVYMDVVQESEDSPEGDDDKVYMFFSENAVEYDFYNKLVVSRVARVCKGDMGGQRTLQRKWTSFLKTRLDCSVPEPSLPYIIQDVFHVRHKKWRKSVFYAVFTSQSSSTDRSSAVCAYNVTDISEVFSRGKFKTEVTVEMSDVKWVMYNGELPVPRPGACINNAAKSAGIMRSLDLPDKTLQFIRDHPLMDDAVRPITGKPLLLKRGALLTRLVVDDVTAPDGQSYPVMFIGTENGCVQKAVNYDGEMHIIEEVKLFQNAAPIDVLRLHQNQLYAGSASGVVQMPVSSCSRYFSCVDCVLARDPYCAWDVTVQRCSRVPTSPEKSKGHLIQSLKDGDATRCPSTAPVEPKIQTLVLGNNIRLLCHPDSNLAQVTWNFAGKPLPYSNRKYTISNEGILIYNASTTDAGRYTCMSVERVKGRDYTQTLAIYDLCEQSAAVGTDKIKTTLGILFESYTTSSGLHKPEEPPSYSKNLSSERKWIVMQVVLAVLSVMMACLLIWNLYMGHISPFMCCGRQSIKSPRNLPEREYMHTGNDYVDGKQQMARPCVTTNSGLEVTSFHRNITNGDTPTDIFILKNITEESEI; this is encoded by the exons ATGTATTCTTTAATTGTCCTGCATGGCATCTTTCTGGCATGTGCCTACTCTGGAGGGAGCAATCTGAATAGCATCCCACGAAAAATCATTCAATATGAAG ATGACCATGTGATCATGTTTAAAGAGGAAGGAGTATGGAATTACTCCACAATGCTGATTAGGGAGGATCTGGGTTTGCTCGTGTTAGGGGCGAGAGAGGCCATCTACGCCCTTGACATAAACGATATCTCTGTTGCCAAGTCGAAG GTGCCTTGGAAAGTCACAGAGGAGAAACAAAAGGAGTGCACGTCTAAAGGAAAACATCCTGAC ATCGACTGTCGGAACTATGTACGCATGCTGCATCAAATGAACGACAGCTTGATGTACGTGTGCGGGACAAACGCCTTTAGCCCAACCTGTGATTACATA ACGTACAGTGACGGGCAGCTGAAACTGGAGGGAAAGCAGGAAGACGGGAGGGGGAAATGTCCTTTTGATCCGTTCCAGAGATCCTCTTCCGTCATGGTTG aTCAAGACCTGTATTCTGCCACAACCTTAAACTTTCTGGGTTCGGAGCCGGTCATTCTCCGCCTGTCTCCCTTTCCACTGCGGACAGTGTTTAAGAGCTCTTGGCTCAATG AGCCAAACTTTGTGTACATGGATGTTGTCCAAGAAAGCGAGGACAGTCCCGAGGGTGACGATGACAAGGTCTACATGTTCTTCAGCGAGAACGCTGTGGAGTACGACTTCTATAACAAGCTTGTGGTGTCCCGTGTTGCTAGAGTCTGCAAG GGCGACATGGGTGGTCAGAGGACCCTCCAGAGGAAATGGACCTCTTTCTTGAAGACTCGTCTGGATTGTTCTGTCCCTGAGCCCAGCCTGCCCTACATCATACAGGATGTCTTCCATGTACGCCACAAGAAATGGAGGAAAAGTGTCTTTTATGCTGTCTTCACCTCTCAGTC GAGCTCAACAGATCGGTCTTCTGCAGTGTGTGCGTACAACGTGACCGATATCAGCGAGGTGTTCTCACGTGGCAAATTTAAGACAGAGGTGACTGTGGAAATGTCTGATGTGAAGTGGGTCATGTACAACGGAGAGCTTCCAGTCCCTCGACCAGGAGCT TGTATCAACAACGCAGCAAAAAGTGCAGGAATAATGCGTTCGCTGGACCTCCCCGATAAAACCCTACAGTTCATCCGAGACCATCCCCTCATGGACGACGCCGTCCGTCCAATCACAGGCAAGCCCCTGCTGCTCAAGAGAGGCGCGCTGTTGACCAGACTCGTTGTAGATGATGTAACAGCACCGGACGGACAGTCCTATCCTGTGATGTTCATCGGCACAG AAAACGGTTGTGTGCAGAAAGCAGTGAACTATGATGGAGAAATGCACATTATTGAAGAAGTGAAACTGTTTCAGAACGCTGCTCCAATTGACGTCCTAAGACTTCACCAGAATCAG TTGTATGCAGGCTCTGCGTCTGGGGTTGTCCAGATGCCCGTCAGCAGCTGCAGTCGTTATTTTTCCTGTGTGGACTGTGTGCTGGCCAGAGACCCTTACTGTGCCTGGGACGTCACAGTGCAGCGGTGCTCTAGAGTACCCACATCACCTGAGAAGTCAAAAGG CCATCTGATACAAAGTCTAAAGGACGGGGATGCCACTCGATGCCCATCAACAG CTCCCGTGGAACCAAAGATCCAGACCCTGGTGCTGGGAAACAACATTAGGTTGCTGTGTCATCCAGACTCTAACTTGGCCCAGGTCACCTGGAACTTTGCTGGAAAGCCACTCCCCTACTCAAACAGGAAGTATACAATTTCTAATGAAGGCATCCTTATCTACAACGCTTCTACCACTGATGCTGGACGCTACACCTGCATGTCAGTTGAGCGGGTGAAAGGGAGAGACTACACCCAAACACTGGCCATTTATGACTTGTGTGAACAATCAGCAGCGGTTGGGACAGATAAGATTAAGACCACATTGGGAATCCTTTTTGAAAGCTACACAACATCATCAGGTTTGCATAAACCCGAAGAGCCTCCATCATATTCAAAAAATCTGAGCAGTGAGAGAAAATGGATAGTAATGCAAGTGGTGTTGGCCGTGCTGTCCGTTATGATGGCATGTCTGCTGATCTGGAACCTGTACATGGGTCACATCTCTCCATTTATGTGCTGTGGGAGACAATCAATCAAAAGCCCCAGGAATCTCCCAGAAAGGGAATACATGCACACAGGAAATGATTATGTGGACGGTAAACAGCAAATGGCCAGGCCGTGTGTCACAACGAACAGTGGTCTAGAAGTCACTAGCTTCCACAGGAATATCACCAATGGGGATACACCAacggacatttttattttaaagaacattacagaAGAGTCTGAGATTTAA
- the LOC113064989 gene encoding secretory carrier-associated membrane protein 4-like, whose translation MTDRANNFPPLPKFMRIKPCFYQNVAEEIPQPYQQLVRRIYHLWMLYCITLCVNVVACIAWWAGGGDVDNFGFALLWLLVFSPCSYTCWFRPLYKAFRADSSCNFMAFFFIFFLQCVLAFIQSLGISGWGACGWIATVSYFGTNVVSAIFMLICALLFTIDTALMVFILIKVHRLYRGGGGSFQQAQEEWSTGVWKSAPVRQAGFNAISQTGPSLPQYPATVPNYPESGPW comes from the exons ATGACGG ATCGAGCAAACAATTTCCCCCCTCTGCCAAAGTTTATGCGCATAAAGCCATGTTTTTACCAGAACGTGGCTGAGGAAATCCCACAGCCCTACCAGCAGCTTGTGCGTCGAATTTACCATCTTTGGATGT TGTACTGTATCACACTATGTGTTAATGTGGTGGCCTGCATAGCCTGGTGGGCTGGGGGGGGCGACGTGGACAACTTTGGGTTTGCGCTTCTCTGGCTGCTGGTTTTCAGCCCATGTAGCTACACCTGCTGGTTTAGGCCACTCTATAAAGCATTCCG ggcTGATAGTTCCTGCAACTTCATGGCAttcttcttcattttctttttgcaaTGTGTTCTTGCCTTCATTCAGAGTCTTGGAATATCAGGTTGGGGTGCTTG TGGTTGGATTGCCACGGTGTCATATTTTGGCACGAATGTAGTCTCGGCTATATTCATGCTCATCTGTGCTCTGCTCTTTACCATAGATACAGCTCTAATGGTGTTCATTCTCATCAAG GTTCATCGACTGTATCGCGGTGGAGGAGGCAGTTTTCAGCAGGCACAGGAAGAATGGAGCACGGGTGTGTGGAAAAGTGCCCCTGTGAGGCAAGCTGGATTCAACGCCATCTCTCAAACTGGCCCCAGCCTGCCCCAGTATCCAGCCACTGTGCCCAATTACCCAGAGAGCGGACCCTGGTGA
- the LOC113064990 gene encoding chromatin assembly factor 1 subunit A-like: MVVVMLAAEEPLASTPRRGMDCVGKANTSKKLVQARLPFKRLNPETKECSEPKRTKGPVVPRSSEPNASDGENDGDSSSTPLHHGPVLVNGRGPLDCFMSRRKRSPVRSGLKTIDLTEDSNDAVKQQPVPPVAATCPLSEETEPEPTSPLTKKETEKDEDALPLLDIAEESDTEEEEQQETEVSHGNESVLSTESTSSLSVIESSPEPSKSAPTTPASTSQISAASKIKRRSLKSVQEQEEKRRQKEEKERQKEDAKAAKERKKEEARKLKEEKEREKKEKKEKDEKERREKKEREEKEKADKLKAKEEQRQMKIEAKLEEKRKKDEEKRLKEEKERIKAEKAEITRFLQKSKTQLAPKTLASACGKFAPFEIKANMSLAPLTRVQCEDSVLEELDHYLAQPDGSLNGLKDWTRHKPRCSGPTRPSHSAVRDCVVVTDHQKADGVPDRHRYGRMKLLQFHDNYRPAYWGTWCKKSTCISPRFPLRQDKDLLDYEVDSDEEWEEEEPGESLSHSEGDDDDEGGDDDDDDDGFFVPHGYLSEGEGALEEDEEGGDPEKQKVRQRMKAREWENELMSKGKVKVLESVVRGCLWEGEEPGLDLLQPYAICMLEPLPRDEPCTPEQDLARQQRNEKLLSQLLPLLHGNVNSSKVIINEFLEFFRQQTSSPKESPQNLSDNVPTRIQIRRIIKENAVYEKRSTYRRCCWYVHPEVLARHSQEALPVPCQWTYLTSGAQITRDEHTGSQGNSPNTSSSTTPSNKRKRASSHSITKYMKKCGDSEQTETMETDGFQADTEEDEDDDCIIIGEQSGSSEQDANTSLRETNRNIEPMDTNASETAALTLPSLTPATA; this comes from the exons ATGGTGGTTGTGATGCTCGCGGCCGAGGAGCCTCTGGCCTCCACACCACGAAGAG GCATGGATTGTGTGGGCAAAGCTAATACCAGCAAGAAGCTTGTTCAAG CACGTCTACCTTTCAAAAGGCTCAACCCAGAAACCAAGGAATGCAGTGAGCCCAAAAGAACCAAAGGTCCGGTTGTCCCCAGGTCTTCTGAACCGAATGCATCGGATGGAGAAAATGATGGGGACAGTTCCTCCACCCCGCTGCACCATGGCCCAGTTCTGGTAAATGGCCGTGGACCACTTGATTGCTTCATGAGCAGGCGGAAGCGTTCCCCGGTCCGCTCTGGCCTTAAAACAATTGACCTCACCGAAGACTCCAATGATGCTGTCAAACAGCAGCCTGTACCTCCGGTTGCTGCCACCTGCCCCCTTAGTGAAGAAACAGAACCAGAACCAACCAGTCCACTGACAAAGAAAGAGACGGAGAAGGACGAAGATGCCCTACCACTGCTGGACATTGCTGAGGAGTCTGACACTGAGGAAGAGGAGCAGCAGGAGACTGAAGTCAGTCACGGGAATGAGTCTGTGCTGTCGACCGAGTCTACCAGCTCCCTCTCAGTGATAGAGAGCTCACCAGAGCCCAGCAAGAGCGCTCCCACTACCCCTGCCTCT ACGTCACAGATAAGCGCAGCTAGTAAAATTAAGAGACGATCCCTTAAG AGTGTCCAAGAGCAGGAGGAGAAGCGGCGACAAAAGGAAGAGAAAGAACGTCAGAAAGAAGATGCCAAAGCTGCCAAGGAAAGGAAGAAAGAGGAGGCCCGCAAGCTAAAGGAAGAGAAGGAGagggagaagaaagaaaaaaaggagaaagatgAAAAGGAGCGACGAGAAAAAAAGGAGAGGGAGGAGAAGGAAAAGGCTGATAAACTAAAAGCTAAAGAAGAGCAGCGGCAAATGAAAATTGA GGCCAAACtggaagagaaaagaaagaaagatgaggAAAAACGGTTGAAGGAAGAGAAAGAA CGAATCAAAGCTGAGAAGGCAGAGATTACACGATTTCTACAGAAGTCCAAGACCCAGCTTGCACCAAAG ACTCTTGCGTCTGCCTGTGGGAAATTTGCTCCTTTTGAGATTAAAGCTAACATGTCTTTGGCACCACTGACTCGAGTACAGTGTGAAGACTCAGTTCTAGAGGAGCTGGACCATTATCTTGCCCAACCTGATGGCTCTCTGAATGGACTGAAGGACTGGACAAGGCACAAACCTCGCTGTTCAGGTCCAACCCGGCCAAGTCACAGTGCTGTAAG AGATTGTGTGGTCGTAACTGACCACCAAAAGGCAGATGGCGTCCCAGACCGCCACCGTTATGGCCGCATGAAACTCCTGCAGTTCCATGACAACTATCGTCCAGCTTATTGGGGGACCTGGTGTAAAAAAAGCACTTGCATCTCTCCACGCTTCCCACTGAGACAAGACAAG gaCTTGCTGGATTATGAGGTGGACAGTGATGAAGAGTGGGAGGAAGAGGAGCCGGGAGAATCTCTGTCTCACAGTGAAGGG GATGATGACGATGAAGGAGGagatgatgacgacgatgatgatggTTTCTTTGTGCCCCACGGTTATCTGTCAGAAGGGGAAGGAGCACTTGAAGAAGACGAG GAGGGTGGAGATCCCGAGAAACAGAAGGTGCGTCAGAGGATGAAGGCGCGTGAATGGGAGAATGAGCTCATGTCTAAAGGGAAGGTGAAGGTGTTGGAATCAGTGGTGCGTGGCTGCCTGTGGGAGGGGGAAGAGCCTGGCCTGGACCTCCTGCAACCGTACGCTATCTGCATGCTTGAGCCTTTACCCAGAGACGAGCCTTGTACCCCCGAACAGGACCTCGCACGCCAACAGAGGAATGAGAAAT TGCTGTCACAGCTGCTGCCCTTGCTGCATGGGAATGTGAACAGCAGTAAGGTCATAATCAACGAGTTCCTGGAGTTCTTTCGCCAACAAACATCCTCACCCAAAGAAAGTCCTCAGAATTTAAGTGACAATGTCCCGACCAG GATCCAAATCAGACGAATCATAAAGGAGAACGCCGTGTATGAGAAGCGCTCCACTTACAGACGATGCTGCTGGTACGTGCATCCAGAAGTTCTGGCTCGTCATTCTCAGGAGGCCCTGCCCGTTCCCTGCCAGTGGACCTACCTCACCTCCGGTGCTCAGATTACCCGCGACGAACACACCGGCTCACAGGGCAACTCGCCCAACACGTCCAGCTCCACCACACCCTCCAACAAGAGGAAACGCGCCAGCAGCCACTCCATCACAAAGTATATGAAGAAATGTGGCGACTCTGAACAG ACTGAGACAATGGAGACCGATGGCTTCCAAGCAGACACTGAAGAGGATGAAGACGATGATTGCATCATCATTGGGGAACAATCTG GATCCTCTGAACAGGATGCCAACACATCCTTGAGAGAAACCAATAGAAACATCGAGCCCATGGACACGAATGCATCTGAAACTGCTGCTCTTACCCTACCCTCCCTTACCCCGGCCACCGCCTGA
- the ubxn6 gene encoding UBX domain-containing protein 6, translated as MKKFFDDIKKDIKFKSAGPGKKLTDDGRSSKPQVPKVAHGTPRKAPTEGAERAGAAALARIEHQHRPVLKTSQDAIRNQVKRELEAEAAASLKNTEVEGSGVPQKDPSCFSVSGVFFICPLTGKTLTKTEREMHIKEAILMRFSEDAIEASIMMIHTFNKDKEKVKAAVDIISKYVENICKNPTEEKYRKIKLSNKVFQEKVSGIEGSREYLQALGFESTSLQVDGEDRTEEFLVLPAQEAEALEQMKVHLERLQKGEPVRAKLDRRTQVFRPSKHATHFELPLDFYNLTAEELKREQQLKSEVVERNTMLRTKAMREKDEQRERRKYNYTLLRVRLPDENILQGTFLAWERVSALYQFVRESLENGWQPFELMAPGGQKLKDDEELALNECNLIPAALLTFSWDAAVQADIAAAGGKTAVLLKAALLENIKTLS; from the exons ATGAAGAAGTTTTTCGACGACATCAAGAAGGACATCAAATTCAAGTCGGCAGGACCAGGAAAGAAACTCACAGATGACGGAAG GAGCTCTAAACCTCAAGTCCCAAAGGTTGCTCACGGGACGCCCAGAAAAGCGCCCACTGAGGGTGCAGAGAGGGCAGGGGCCGCGGCCCTTGCCAGGATTGAGCATCAGCACCGGCCCGTGTTGAAGACGTCTCAGGATGCCATACGGAATCAGG tGAAGCGAGAACTTGAAGCAGAGGCAGCTGCCAGCCTGAAGAACACCGAGGTCGAG GGCTCCGGTGTTCCACAGAAGGATCCGTCTTGTTTCTCAGTGTCTGGAGTTTTCTTCATCTGTCCTCTCACTGGAAAAACCTTAACAAAGACCGAGAGAGAGATGCACATCAAGGAGGCCATTCTTATG AGGTTCTCCGAGGATGCGATAGAGGCCTCCATTATGATGATTCACACCTTTaacaaagacaaagagaaagtAAAGGCCGCCGTCGACATCATTAGCAA GTACGTCGAAAACATCTGTAAGAATCCGACTGAGGAAAAGTACAGGAAGATCAAACTTAGCAATAAAGTGTTTCAG GAGAAGGTCAGTGGGATTGAAGGATCTCGGGAGTATCTTCAGGCCTTGGGATTTGAGAGCACCTCGCTGCAGGTAGACGGCGAAG ACAGGACTGAGGAGTTCCTGGTGCTGCCGGCGCAGGAGGCCGAGGCTCTGGAGCAGATGAAGGTTCATTTGGAGCGGCTGCAGAAGGGCGAGCCGGTCCGGGCCAAGCTGGACCGTCGGACGCAGGTCTTCAGACCCTCAAAGCACGCCACACACTTCGAGCTCCCCCTAGACTTCTACAATCTGACTGCGGAGGAACTGAAAAGAGAACAGCAGCTGAA GAGCGAAGTCGTGGAGAGAAACACGATGCTGCGAACGAAAGCCATGCGGGAAAAAGATGAGCAGAGGGAGAGAAGAAAGTACAACTACACGCTTCTGAGAGTGCGCTTACCTGATGAAAATATACTCCAGG GCACTTTCCTGGCGTGGGAGAGGGTGTCAGCGTTGTACCAGTTTGTGCGTGAGTCTCTGGAGAACGGCTGGCAGCCCTTTGAGCTGATGGCACCTGGAGGACAAAAACTGAAGGATGATGAGGAATTGGCTCTGAATGAGTGCAACCTG ATCCCAGCAGCTCTGCTGACCTTCTCGTGGGACGCCGCAGTGCAGGCAGACATCGCTGCAGCCGGAGGAAAGACTGCTGTTCTGCTTAAAGCAGCACTGTTAGAGAACATCAAGACCCTGAGCTGA